In Romeriopsis navalis LEGE 11480, the following proteins share a genomic window:
- a CDS encoding alpha/beta fold hydrolase, with amino-acid sequence MSGDFDVLWLNVSPRLKRLDQPLIKALNPSARIGYWEYIQTLDEGSSLEKAVRVLHECLQARDRPVHLIGHGLGGVVGLMYAKCYRRWVKSLTLLSVGVQPALTWHAHYYTQRLLVPCSQTRILAQAVHSIFGKQLPAPMKTMIQALAHDLDNAPVPHSLFKLGTVPQGGIAAPLMICGSQTDAIVTPPMQRQWTAHFKPGDTLWQAPSGHHFFHYHHPELAAQQITKFWHQTRQRQPATPLNQTLIAR; translated from the coding sequence ATGTCCGGTGATTTTGATGTGTTGTGGCTGAATGTTAGCCCCCGTCTAAAACGGCTCGATCAACCATTAATCAAAGCGCTGAATCCGTCGGCACGCATTGGCTACTGGGAATATATCCAAACCTTAGATGAAGGCAGCTCGTTGGAAAAAGCCGTGCGGGTTTTGCATGAATGCTTGCAAGCCAGGGATCGTCCCGTGCATTTGATCGGGCATGGTCTGGGTGGGGTCGTGGGATTAATGTATGCCAAATGCTATCGCCGTTGGGTGAAATCGCTCACCTTGCTCTCCGTCGGGGTTCAACCAGCACTGACTTGGCACGCCCATTATTACACCCAGCGTCTACTCGTACCCTGTAGTCAAACCCGCATTCTGGCTCAAGCTGTCCACAGTATATTCGGCAAGCAACTCCCAGCTCCGATGAAAACTATGATTCAAGCCTTAGCGCACGATTTGGATAATGCGCCTGTCCCGCATTCACTGTTCAAGCTGGGCACGGTGCCCCAAGGTGGCATCGCAGCACCCCTGATGATTTGTGGTAGCCAAACTGATGCGATCGTCACGCCCCCGATGCAGCGTCAGTGGACAGCGCATTTTAAGCCCGGTGATACGCTTTGGCAGGCTCCCAGTGGTCATCACTTTTTCCACTACCATCACCCTGAACTCGCCGCCCAGCAAATCACAAAATTTTGGCATCAGACGCGTCAACGTCAACCCGCAACCCCGTTAAATCAAACTTTAATTGCCCGCTAA
- a CDS encoding Crp/Fnr family transcriptional regulator produces the protein MLKLLPSQTVTNQDPQPEVAVTVTQPRRIHPWKPKTYRFNRGDQLPDYGDLLWQITDGYVRNITWTKDGEMTTLGIWGEYDFLGHALSIVTPYCLECITPVTAVLCAYPINRMHEILLHNAQQTEKLLAISHERQVYERLRSLLTWLARRFGESAPAGRMLKIGLTHQQLADLAGTTRVTVTRFMQQLERDGWIKRLPKRQILVYPTS, from the coding sequence ATGTTAAAGCTTCTGCCATCCCAAACAGTTACTAACCAAGACCCCCAGCCTGAAGTGGCGGTTACCGTTACTCAACCCCGTCGCATCCATCCCTGGAAACCCAAAACTTATCGGTTTAACCGGGGTGATCAGCTTCCGGATTATGGGGATCTGCTGTGGCAGATTACCGATGGTTACGTGCGCAACATCACGTGGACTAAGGATGGAGAAATGACGACGCTTGGAATCTGGGGCGAATATGACTTCCTCGGTCATGCCTTATCGATCGTTACACCTTATTGCCTTGAATGCATCACACCGGTCACGGCAGTGCTTTGTGCCTATCCGATTAATCGCATGCACGAGATTTTGCTCCATAATGCGCAGCAAACGGAAAAGCTCCTGGCCATTTCCCACGAACGCCAAGTTTATGAACGACTACGATCGTTGCTCACTTGGCTAGCGCGCCGATTTGGGGAATCCGCACCCGCTGGTCGAATGCTCAAAATTGGTTTGACGCATCAACAACTGGCGGATCTTGCTGGCACAACTCGTGTTACTGTCACCCGTTTTATGCAGCAGCTTGAACGAGATGGCTGGATTAAGCGATTGCCCAAGCGCCAAATATTGGTTTACCCCACGTCCTAG
- a CDS encoding FeoA domain-containing protein has product MAFQSSVDFVTTVSPTIVPERVALTQATVGTIGTVVSLGAADMQLSHSGLMMGTIVEVMSLSARGSAIVQLASGEHVALNQALTKCIAISPQANNI; this is encoded by the coding sequence ATGGCATTCCAGTCTTCGGTTGATTTCGTCACAACGGTTTCACCCACGATCGTTCCAGAACGAGTTGCTCTGACTCAAGCAACGGTTGGCACGATCGGAACGGTTGTGAGTTTGGGCGCAGCGGATATGCAGTTAAGCCATTCTGGCTTGATGATGGGTACGATTGTTGAAGTGATGAGCTTGTCAGCCCGCGGTTCGGCAATTGTTCAGCTCGCATCGGGTGAGCATGTGGCATTGAACCAGGCACTGACAAAATGTATTGCGATCAGTCCACAAGCAAACAACATCTAA